A region from the Kineothrix sp. IPX-CK genome encodes:
- a CDS encoding recombinase family protein has translation MARTSRKQIDNFAQVPLETIWNTCVYGRLSEEDERKKESDSIGNQISMLERYIAERPYLKLISVFKDVNQTGTNFDRPGFNEMMDAIKGGKINCIVVKDLSRFGRNYIETGTYLEKILPFFHVRFISVNDGYDSLNASSQDEGYAVPLKNLIHDVYARDISKKIKSGLAVKRSRGEFTGCVAAYGYQKADNGRLVIDEETAPIVRDIFKWAADGMGDMRIVQKLNELGIPSPSQYRYEKGILKSERYANMRYWYKSAVRRILINPVYLGHMVQGKTKSDLWGKGGSVELPQDQWVEIKNTHEPLIDEETFLAIRQIKQERESGERQEVKPGRSNILKGLVFCGDCKRSMKWRKMPKSNGSALYYFSCATYEDIAKNDCIKKRMDEPDLLSILYTAIRKQIDLAVDIDRMVSKLNAKEGFCQQQSEVDTEISETEKKLSRLSMLRSSLYEDYQEKLLDEAEYLFTKAKYEKDVNALRRRLDELSMQKHRIDTMLTPQNPWLVALKKFKKNKAITGEMISELIERVEIFSDQSVSICFRYRDEFESLLGFIEAESEVRVS, from the coding sequence ATGGCGAGAACAAGCAGAAAACAAATAGATAATTTTGCCCAGGTTCCCCTTGAAACGATATGGAACACCTGTGTTTACGGGCGGCTGTCGGAGGAAGATGAGCGAAAAAAAGAAAGTGATTCCATCGGCAATCAAATCTCCATGTTGGAACGCTATATCGCTGAAAGGCCGTACCTGAAACTCATATCTGTTTTTAAGGATGTCAATCAGACAGGAACGAACTTCGACCGTCCCGGCTTCAATGAAATGATGGACGCCATCAAGGGTGGAAAAATCAACTGCATTGTGGTCAAAGACCTGTCCCGTTTCGGCAGAAACTACATTGAAACCGGAACTTATCTTGAAAAAATACTGCCATTCTTTCATGTTCGCTTTATCTCCGTGAACGATGGATATGACAGTCTGAATGCCAGCAGTCAGGATGAAGGGTATGCCGTTCCTCTGAAAAACCTGATCCATGATGTGTACGCCAGGGATATATCAAAAAAGATAAAATCCGGGCTTGCAGTCAAGAGAAGTAGAGGGGAATTTACCGGCTGTGTCGCAGCCTACGGCTATCAAAAGGCGGATAACGGCAGATTGGTAATTGACGAGGAAACCGCACCGATTGTCAGGGATATTTTTAAGTGGGCAGCGGACGGCATGGGCGATATGCGTATCGTTCAAAAGCTCAATGAGCTGGGCATTCCCTCCCCAAGCCAGTATCGCTATGAAAAGGGCATCTTAAAAAGTGAGCGTTATGCCAATATGCGGTATTGGTACAAAAGTGCCGTCCGCAGAATTTTAATCAACCCGGTTTATCTCGGACATATGGTGCAGGGAAAAACAAAATCTGACCTATGGGGCAAGGGTGGCAGTGTGGAGCTGCCGCAGGATCAGTGGGTGGAAATCAAGAACACCCATGAACCCTTGATTGATGAAGAAACCTTTTTGGCTATACGGCAAATCAAACAGGAACGGGAGTCCGGCGAGAGACAAGAAGTGAAACCCGGGCGGTCAAATATCTTGAAAGGGCTTGTGTTCTGCGGTGATTGCAAACGGAGCATGAAATGGCGTAAAATGCCCAAATCAAACGGTTCGGCACTCTATTACTTTAGCTGTGCCACATACGAGGATATTGCCAAGAATGACTGTATCAAAAAGCGTATGGACGAACCGGATTTGCTCTCTATTCTTTATACGGCTATCCGCAAGCAGATTGACCTGGCCGTTGATATAGACCGAATGGTGTCTAAGCTCAATGCAAAGGAAGGCTTCTGCCAGCAGCAGAGTGAGGTGGACACAGAGATTTCCGAAACGGAAAAGAAACTGTCCAGACTGTCCATGCTCAGAAGCTCCTTGTATGAGGACTATCAGGAAAAGCTGCTTGATGAAGCAGAATATCTCTTTACAAAAGCCAAGTACGAGAAAGATGTAAATGCCTTACGGCGCCGACTTGATGAGTTGTCCATGCAAAAGCACCGGATTGATACCATGCTGACACCTCAAAATCCATGGCTGGTAGCCTTGAAAAAATTTAAGAAGAACAAAGCCATAACGGGAGAAATGATTTCCGAGTTGATAGAACGGGTGGAAATATTCAGCGATCAAAGCGTATCCATCTGCTTTCGGTATCGGGATGAGTTTGAAAGTTTGCTCGGCTTTATTGAGGCGGAGAGTGAGGTGAGGGTTTCGTGA